The Paenibacillus sp. RC334 nucleotide sequence ATAATAACACGACCATCGCTATTCCGTGCTGCCCGTCCAATGGTTTGAATGAGCGAACGTTCGGAACGCAGGAAACCTTCCTTGTCCGCATCCAAAATCGTCACCAGTGATACTTCTGGCAAATCCAGTCCTTCCCGCAACAGGTTGATCCCAATCAGTACATCAAAGGTACCCAAGCGGAGGTCCCGTAAAATCGCCATCCGCTCCAGTGTCTTAATGTCTGAATGCATATACCGGACCTTGATACCCACTTCTTTTAAATAGTCGGTCAGATCCTCAGACATCTTCTTGGTAAGCGTGGTGACCAGTACCCGCTCCTCACGCTCCATACGAAGCCGTATCTCGCTAATGAGATCGTCGATCTGTCCCTTGCTTGGACGAACCTCGATGATGGGATCAAGCAGGCCTGTAGGTCGGATGATCTGTTGTACAGTCGTTTCGCATTTCTCCAGCTCATAGGGGCCTGGTGTAGCTGATACGTAGACGATCTGACTCACCTTGTCCTCGAACTCTTCAAACTTCAGCGGGCGGTTATCCAACGCAGATGGCAGACGGAAACCATGGTCCACCAGTACATTCTTACGTGCTTGGTCACCATTATACATCGCCCGAATCTGCGGCAACGTAACATGAGACTCATCAATCACGATCAGCATATCATCCGGAAAATAATCCATCAACGTATACGGTGTCGCCCCCCGCTCGCGGAATGTCAGTGGACCTGAGTAATTCTCGACGCCGGAACAAAAACCGACCTCTTTCATCATCTCGATATCATAGCGGGTACGTTGCTCCAAACGTTGTGCCTCCAGCAGCTTCCCCTGTTCCTTCAGCTCCACTAACCGCTCTTCAAGCTCACGTTCAATGTTGACCAGTGCTACCTTCATCGTATCCTCATGAGTAACGAAGTGAGATGCAGGGAAAATGGCAATATGATCACGTTCACCGATCAATTCACCCGTAAGCACATTAATCTCGGTGATCCGTTCAATTTCATCCCCGAACAGTTCTACCCGTATAGCGTGTTCCCCATGGGAAGCCGGGAATATTTCAACAACATCCCCCCGT carries:
- the uvrB gene encoding excinuclease ABC subunit UvrB, coding for MSDIVVSDKTFEIQSEFQPQGDQPHAILELVEGITKGKKHQTLLGATGTGKTFTIAQTIAKLNRPTLVIAHNKTLAAQLASEFKDFFPNNSVDYFVSYYDYYQPEAYIPSSDTYIEKDSSINEEIDKLRHSATSSLFERRDVIIVASVSCIYGLGSPKEYSSLLLSLRVGMEKPRNQILSRLVDIQYQRNDINFVRGTFRVRGDVVEIFPASHGEHAIRVELFGDEIERITEINVLTGELIGERDHIAIFPASHFVTHEDTMKVALVNIERELEERLVELKEQGKLLEAQRLEQRTRYDIEMMKEVGFCSGVENYSGPLTFRERGATPYTLMDYFPDDMLIVIDESHVTLPQIRAMYNGDQARKNVLVDHGFRLPSALDNRPLKFEEFEDKVSQIVYVSATPGPYELEKCETTVQQIIRPTGLLDPIIEVRPSKGQIDDLISEIRLRMEREERVLVTTLTKKMSEDLTDYLKEVGIKVRYMHSDIKTLERMAILRDLRLGTFDVLIGINLLREGLDLPEVSLVTILDADKEGFLRSERSLIQTIGRAARNSDGRVIMYGDKITDSMDKAIKETERRRAIQIQYNEDHGITPQTIRKKIRDVIEATKVAEARNDYLPGETGKLSKKERQSLIQRLEAEMKDAAKNLQFERAAELRDALLELRAD